In Acidimicrobiia bacterium, the sequence CGGCCACGACGAGGACACTGGTGACCCGATCGGGCGCACCCACCGCGAAGCGCCGGAGATCGACGGCGTCGTGCGATTGGACGGCGCGACCGCGCGGCCGGGGTTGATCGTGCGGGCCAAGGTGACCGAAGCGCTCGGCGTCGACCTGGTCGCCGAGGCGATCGAAGTGGTGCCGTGACGAACCGTCGGCCGCGCGAGCGCGGTGAGCTCGCTAGCGAGCTGGCCGCGGCCACGAGTGAGCTCGTCGAGGTCACCACCGAGCGTGTGCGCAAGTTCAGCGAGACCGCGATCAAGACGCCGGCCAACGCGGTCACGTTCCTTCGACTCGTTTTCAGCATTCCGGTGTTGGTGTGGATCCTCGACGAGGGCGGTGCCACCTGGGGCACGTTCACCGGCTGGCTGATGCTCTGGATCACCGACGGGCTCGACGGCTGGCTCGCGCGGCGCGACGGCACCACGCGCTCGGGCGCGTTCCTCGATCCGCTGGCCGACAAGATCCTCGTGCTCGGTGGCTTCATCGCGCTGGCGATCAACGGCAACTTCGGATGGATCCCGGTTGGGATCGTGGCGGCACGCGAGATCTTCATCTCCGCGTTCCGGATCGTCGAGGGACGTCGCGGTGTGTCGTTCCCGGCGCGACGGCTCGGCAAGTGGAAGGCAAACGTCCAGTTCCTCGCGGTTGCACTCGTGCTCTTCCCACCCACGGCCGACAACCCCGACGTCCACGATGTCGCACTCTGGACCGCGGTCGCCTTGTCCATCGTGTCGGCGGTGGACCTCGTGTGGACGGCGTTTCGGGAT encodes:
- a CDS encoding CDP-alcohol phosphatidyltransferase family protein, encoding MTNRRPRERGELASELAAATSELVEVTTERVRKFSETAIKTPANAVTFLRLVFSIPVLVWILDEGGATWGTFTGWLMLWITDGLDGWLARRDGTTRSGAFLDPLADKILVLGGFIALAINGNFGWIPVGIVAAREIFISAFRIVEGRRGVSFPARRLGKWKANVQFLAVALVLFPPTADNPDVHDVALWTAVALSIVSAVDLVWTAFRDYEYAS